The region CACTTATACGACACGGCTTTTGGGCGGTGTGCCGCGTCTGGTTTTGCATGGCGGCGGGAATACCTCGGTCAAGACGCGGGTCCGTGATCTTGTTGGTGAAGAATGGGATGTGCTTTGCGTCAAGGGCAGCGGCTGGGATATGGGCACGATCGAGCCTGAAGGACTGCCGGCGGTCAAATTGCAGCCGTTGTTGAAAGCGCGTGCCCTCGACAAGCTGTCCGATGAGGACATGGTGGCGCTGCAACGCGCCAATCTCATCAATCCCGCCTCGCCCAACCCTTCGGTTGAAGCGTTGTTGCATGCGTTTCTGCCGCATAAATTTGTCGATCATACCCATTCCACCGCCATTCTCGCCATTGCCGACCAGGCCGAAAGCGAGAAAATGAGCCGTGCGCTTTTCGGGCCCAAAATGGGGTTTGTGCCCTATATCATGCCCGGTTTTGATCTGGCGAAGGCGGCCGCGGACGTGTTCGAGCAGGATACATCCGTTGAGGGGTTGATCCTCGACAAGCACGGCATTTTCACCTTCGGGGACACGGCAGAACAGGCCTATGAGCGCATGATCCGTTATGTGACCCTGGCGGAAGATTACGTCAAAGAGAATGGCCGTACCCCCTTCACCCCTGTCACCTTGCCCAAACAATTGGCAACGCCGGGCGAGATGGCGGCAATGTTGCGTGGTGCGGTGGCCCAGCCGCTGGGGGCTGGCCGCTTTTCACGGGTGATCAGCGAATTCCGCACCTCCCCCACCATTCTGGATTTCGTTAATGCCGCCGAGGTCGCCGAGATGGCGAAGCGGGGTGTTTCGACGCCGGATTTGTCGATCCGCATCAAGACCGGCCCTATGGTGGTGCCGGCCCCCGATGCGGAAAAGCTCGATAGCTATCGCGCTGAAATCGACGGGCGGGTCAGCGATTATGTTGCGGCCTATACCGATTATTTTGACACCAATAATGCCCGCGTCGGTGGGGACCGGGTCATGCTTGACCCCATGCCGCGCCTGACCCTTGTGCCCGGGCTTGGCCTTTTCGGGCATGGACGCACCCAGAAAGACGCAAGGATTGCTGCCGACCTTGCCGAGATGTGGATTGAGACTGCCCGCGATGCAGAAGCAATTGGCCGGTTTGAGCCGGTCACAAAGCCTGATCTGTTTGATCTTGAATACTGGTCACTGGAACAGGCCAAACTGGCAGGTGCCAAGCCAAAACCGTTTACCGGGCAGGTTGTTGTAGTCACCGGTGGTGGCGGGGCCATCGGGGCGGCAACGGCGAGGGCCTTTGCCGCAGAGGGGGCGCATCTTGTCGTGCTCGATCTTGATGCCGACAAGGCCGATGCCGCCGCGCAGGCTGCTGGCAATGGTGCCATCGGGCTTGCCGCTGATGTGACGGACGCGGCATCGGTCCGCGCGGCATTTGATGCTGCTGTCGCCACGTTTGGCGGGGTTGATATTGTCGTCTCCAATGCAGGCGCAGCCTGGGAAGGGGCGATTGCGACGCTGGACGATGAATTGCTGCGCCGCAGTTTCGAGTTGAACTTTTTTGCCCATCAACTGGTGGCGCAAAATGCGGTGCGCATCATGAAGCAGCAAGGTACGGGCGGGGTATTGCTGTTCAATGCCAGCAAGCAGGCCGTCAATCCCGGTGCCAATTTCGGCGCTTATGGTCTGCCCAAGGCGGCGACCTTGTTGCTGTCGCGCCAATACGCGCTGGAACATGGTGCCGATGGCATTCGCGCCAATGCAGTCAATGCGGACCGTATCCGCTCCGGCCTGCTCGATCCGGAGATGATTGCGGCGCGCTCGGTATCCCGTGGCGTTTCCGAGGCCGATTACATGGCGGGCAATTTGCTCAAGCAGGAAGTCACGGCAGAAGATGTGGCGCAGGCCTTTGTGCATCACGCCCTAGCCGACCGCACCACAGCCGATGTCACAACCGTTGACGGCGGCAATATCGCAGCGGCGATGCGCTGACCGCCCCCACACTGCACGGGATAAAAAAGGGCGGCTCGAGAGCCGCCCTTTTCAGTATATTCAGGAAATAACGATCAATCGCGGCTGGGCAGCGGCATCCACGCGGGCACGGCCACTTCAGCATGGGCGAATTGCGGCAGATTGGCCGACAGCTCGTCCATATTGCTGATGTCGTTTTCGTTCAGGTCCTTCTGGGTGATCAGGGTCGGCGGCACGATAACATTGTGGCCGGGATCTTCGCCCGCCAGCATCATGGCCAGCGCACGGACCGAAACCTCACCCACAACAGCGGGATTGGTGGCGGCAGTGGCAACCCAGGCACTGCCCGGCTCGCGCATGGCTGCAATATCCGCAGTCGAAACGTCGGCAGAATAGATATCAACCTGCGAGGACATCCCGGCTTCATCAACGGCAATCTTCACACCCTTGGCGAATTCGTCATAAGGGGCAAACATGACGGTGATATCGGGATTGGCCGCAAGGATTGAACGCGCCTGATTGGCAACGGAATTGGCAATCGGGTTGTCGAGCGTGCCGAACTGGGCCACTTCATTGATACCGGAATATTTTGCCTTGTACTCTTTCCACACTTCGTCCCGGCGATCGAGCGGGGCAATACCGGCGACATAGACATAGCCGGCGGTCCAGCTGTCGCCATGATCGGCAATTGCCTGCTCAAGGGCCAGACGGGACAGGTCGTGGTCAGATTGTTCAATCTGCGGAATGGCCGGGTTTTCGACATTCACGTCGAAGGCCACAACCTTGATGCCTGCATCAACCGCGCGCTGCGCGGCTTCCTGCATGCTCTCGGTCAGGCCGTGCTGAATGATGATGCCATCAACACCCAGTGCGATTGCCTGATCCACCATGTCGGCCTGCAGGGCTGCGTCCTGACGGCTGTCGAGCACGCGCAGGTTCACGCCGATTGCAGCGGCCTGGCTTTCGACACCCGACAGATAGGCCTGGAAGAAGTCACCGGTCGACAGGTAACGCACAAGGGCAATGGTCACATCGCCGGGATTGTCCAAGGGTGCCGGCATGTCCTGTGCAATGGCACCGCCGCCCAGTGCTGTCGCGCCGGCCAGTGCCAGGGCGAATTTGCCCAAAGTTCTACGCTTGATCATTAATAGTCTCCTCCTGGTTGGATTATGCTTCGGTAGCGTCAGGCATGGCCTTTAGCGCTTACCGCGTTTCGACAGGGCGAAAGTGAATACCAGTGCAATAACCAGCACGGCCCCTTTGACGAAATCCTGGGTGTAATAAGGCGCGTTCATCATCGTCAGCCCCTGCAACAGGATGCCGACGAACAGCGCGCCGATGGCGGTGCCGAATGCGTTGGGCTTGGCAGCGCCCAGAACCGCGAAGCCGATCAGGGCCGCGGCAACTGAATCGAGCAACAGGTTATTGCCCGAGGCGATATCGCCGCGCCCCAGCCGGGCGGCCAGAAGAATGCCACCGATCGAGGCAAACACGCCTGAAATGATATAGGCCCAGATCTTGTAGGCATTGACCGGCGCGCCGGCCAATTGCGCCGCGCGCTCGTTGGAGCCCACCGCATACATCATCCGTCCAAAACGGGTATATTCAAGAAAGAACCAGATGACGACGGCAAGAACGATGAGAACGACCACCGAGACGGGCAGCAGGTCAGGCAGGAAGAAATCAAACCGATGCCGCCCCAGCGCCAGAAAATCCGCGCTGAACGTGCCGGTGGCCGTGGTGCCGTCCGGCAGGGACATGCCTGTTGCAATCGAACGCCCCTCGGTTGGAATGCGCTGCAAGCCGACCAGAAGAAACATCATGCCCAGCGTGGCCAGCAGATCGGGCACACGCATGTAAACAATCAGCACGCCATTGATGAACCCCACAGCGACCCCGACCAGCAGGCAGGTCATCACCGCCGCCGTTGTGTCCCAGCCCAGCACAACCATGACATAGGATGACGCCATCATGGAGGTGGTGGCGACAGAACCGATGGAGAGGTCAAAACCTCCGACCACCAGAGTGGCGGTTACCCCAAGTGCCAGGATGCCGGTGATCGATACCGACTGCAGGATGAACACCGCACTTTGCGGTGAGGCAAAACCGCGCGAGGAGATGGAAAAGAAGATAACCAGCCCCACCAGCAGCGCCAGAAAACCATAGCGGATGGCATATTCGCGAACGGTGGTGCTGGATGTGTCGATGGGCCGGGGCGCCGTTGTGTCTGAAGCCATGATGTCCTCGGAGCCTGTGCTCGTCATTTATTGAACGGTTGAATGGATGCCGGCGATTTCCGCCAGCAATCGGTCAGAATCGATTGCGCCATTATTGTGCTCGCCCACAATGGTGTGTTCGGACATCACCAGAATGCGGTCGGCGATTTCAAAGGCTTCGTCGAGCTCGGTGAGAAATACCAGTGTGGCGCGGCCATCAGCCGAGGCGCGCAATTTGGCGGCAATATCGCGCCGGGCGGCAATATCGACGCCCTGGAACGGTTCATCGAGAATAAGCAGCCGGGCCGACTGCGTCAGCCAGCGTGCGACCATAACCTTTTGCTGATTGCCGCCGGATAGCATGGACAATTCATCCCTGTCGCCGCGGCAGACAATATTAAGCGCTTCGATTTGTTGCTGGGCCTGCTGGCGCTCACGGTTGCGCCTCAGGATCGAGAAATCTGCCAGCCGCCTGAGAAAGGGCAGTGACATGTTCTCATAAAGATTGAAGTCGGGAACGATACCGTTCTCGCCGCGATCCTTGGCAACCAGAAACACACCCTTGTCGATTGCCTCATGGGTGCTACGCGGCGCATAGGGTTTGCCATCCAGCACCATGGTGCCGCCATGGGCGGACCGGAAACCGAACAGGGTTTCGGCCAGTGCGGTCTTGCCTACACCCACCAGCCCGGTGACCACCACAACCTCGCCCTGCCCCAGTGTCAGCGACATTGGCCTGGCGGTCGGGGCGATTTGCAAATTCTCGGCGGTGAATACCGGCGCGCCGGGCGCGCGAACTGTCACGGTGCCCTGGGATATCGACTGGCCTAGCATGGCGTTGACCGCGCCCTCATAATCGAGATTGTCGCCCTCGAACACACCGGTAATCCGCCCGTCTCTCAGGCTGACAATCCTGTCGGCAAGCCGGCGGATATCCGACATGCGATGCGATATATAAAGAATGGCCACGCCCCGCGCCTTCAACCGGTCAAGCAGGGTGAAAAGCCGGTCGGCCTCCGCTGTCGACAGGGAGGATGTCGGTTCGTCGAGAATAAGCACTTCCGGCTCATGCGCCATGGCGCGGGCCAGTGCCACCATCTGGCGGTCGGCAAGGGTCAGGTCGGCAACCTTGGCGTTGAGGCTGACCTTGAGGCCAACACGCTCGGCAACGATTTTTGCGTCGCGGCGCACCTGGCGGGGATTGAAAATCATCTTCGCACCGGCTCCGCAGAGGCGGTCGAGGGTCAAATTGGTCGCGACATCAAGGTCGGCAACGACGCCGTCATTAATGTTCTGATGCACGGTCACAACGCCCTGGCGGATCGCATCCGCAGGCGTTGCTGGCGCAAAGGGCTTGCCGGCCAGCGTGATGGTGCCGCCGCTGCTCGGATAGACCCGGCTGACGATTTTCACCAGCGTGGATTTACCCGCGCCATTGGCGCCCATCAATACTGTAACCGCACCGGCATCGAGCGTCAGATCCACGCCGTCCAGCACCGTTATCGGGCCGAACGACTTACGCAAGCCGGATATGCGGAACACGGGTTCTTTGACCATATTGTTCCTCCCTAGTTTGACGTTATGGCCTCTGGCTACCAAATGTCAAGCGCCTTGACATTTGACAACATCCTGTCTTACCAACGTTGAGACAGAACGCGCCCATCCAGGCGGCGTCCATTCGATCCAGGGAGGTGGAAATGGTGGATAATCAGGCTTTCGAGGCGCTTACCACGGCGTCACTACCCCAGCGACTTGGCAGCAACAGCGCCTTGACGGATCGCATCGGCACCGATGCTTCCACATGGAAAGTGCGTGAGGTCGGTGACGGCAATCTCAACCTGGTTTTCATTGTCGAGGGGCCGGATGGCAGTGTCATTGTCAAGCAGGCATTGCCCTATGTGCGCCTTGTCGGCGATAGCTGGCCGCTGCCCCTCAAGCGCTCATTTTTCGAGTATAACGCCTTGATCCGTCAGGCGGATCGTATGCCTGGCATGGTACCCGAAGTGCTGCATTTCGATGAAACCCAAGCGCTGATCATCATGGAATTCCTCAGCCCGCACATCATCTTGCGGCAGGCGCTGATTGAGGGGCAGATCCTGCCCGGTCTCGGGCCGGATCTGGGGCTTTTCGTTGCCCGCACCCTGTTCCGCGGCTCCGATCTGTCCATGGATACCAAAAAGCGCAAAGCAGATCTGGCGTTGTTCGCAGACAATGCCGAACTTTGCGATATCACCGAAAACCTTGTGTTCTCGGATCCCTATTTCGATGCAGAAATGAACGCCCACACCAGCCCGCAGCTGGATGGGCTGGTGAAAGAATTGCGGGCTGACCGCGACCTCAAGGTCGCAGCCCAAGCCATGAAGCACCTGTTTGCGGCCAAGGCGGAAACCTTGTTGCATGGCGATTTGCACACCGGCTCGGTCATGGTCATTCCCGGTGAGACCAAGGTCATCGATCCCGAGTTTGCCTTTTACGGCCCGATGGCTTTTGACGTGGGCATGATGCTGGCCAATTTCTGGATGAATTATTTCTCCCAGTCCGGCCACGAGCAGAACGGCGACCGCGATGACATGCGTGCATTCGTACTGACCACAATTACTGAAATCTGGAACACCTTCGCGGCTGAATTTGCCAATCTCTGGCGCACCGAACGTACCGGTATTCTCTATCAGGCCAGCCTGTTCGAGGATCAGGGCGATATCCTGGGGTCCGAGCAGGCGCTTGACGGTGTCCTGCACGATATCTGGGTGGATGCGCTCGGCTTTGCCGGCATTGAAATGCATCGTCGTATTCTCGGGCTTGCCCATAATGCCGATTTTGAAAGCATTGAGGATGCGGATTTGCGCGCCAGCTGCGAGGCAAAGGCCCTCAAGCTGGGGCGGCATATCGCGGTCAACCGGGGCATCATTCACTCAATAACCGAAGTCAACAATCTGGCCGAACGGCTGCAACAGGAGATGGCTGTATGAAAGTCGGAGATCGTCACTATCGCACTATCTGGCTGAATGAAGATGGCCGCGCCGTTGATATTATCGATCAGCGCTGGTTGCCGCACGAGTTTCGGGTTGTCACCCTGAAAACGCTCGAGGAGGCGGCCATTGCCATTCGCGACATGTGGGTGCGTGGCGCCCCCCTGATCGGGGTCACTGCCGCCTATGGCATGGCCTTCGCCATGGCCAATGACCCGAGCGACAAGGCGCTCGATGCGGCCTGGGAACACTTGCACGAGACACGGCCCACCGCGATCAACCTCAAATGGGCGCTTGACGAAATGCGCGCGGTCCTTGGCCCGCTCGCGCCAGCGGACCGGCTTGAAGCTGCCTATAAACGGGCGGGCGAAATTGCCGATGAGGATACCGAACTCAACCGCACCATCGGCACTCATGGTCTGGAAATCATCCGCAAGATTGCGGCCGGCAAAAAGCCGGGTGAGCCGGTAAATATCCTGACCCATTGCAATGCCGGGTGGTTGGCCACCGTCGACTATGGCACAGCAACCGCGCCGATCTATCTGGCGGTGGAAGAAGGCATCAAGGTGCACGTCTATGTCGATGAGACGCGTCCCCGCAACCAGGGTGCCCAGCTCACCGCATGGGAATTGAACGGACATGGCGTGCCGCACACGCTGATCGTTGATAATGCCGGCGGCCATTTGATGCAGCACGGCATGGTCGACATGGTGATTGTCGGCACCGACCGCACCACGGCCAATGGTGATGTCTGCAACAAGATCGGCACGTATCTCAAAGCGCTCGCCGCCAAGGATAATGGCGTGCCGTTTTACGTCGCCCTGCCCTCCCCGACCATTGACTGGACGGTGAAGGACGGCGTTGCCGAAATTCCTATTGAAGAACGGGATGGCGATGAAGTGGCGCTGGTGCAAGGGCGTGATGCATCTGGAAATATCATTCAGGTGCGCATCTCACCGGATGGCACCCCCTCGGGCAATCCCGCTTTTGATGTCACCCCCGCCCGTTTGATCACCGGCCTGATTACCGAGCGCGGCATAGCCGATGCCTCGCCTCAAGGTCTTCTTTCCCTGTTTCCCGAGCGGCAGTAGATTTATGTCCCTATCCAATCAGCAAACAACCGAAGATATCGCCGCGGGCATTCGCCGCCGCGTCTTCCTGCACACCATGCGCAATAATGGCGGCTATCTCAGCCAGGCCTGTTCCGCCGCCGAAACGCTGGCGCTCATGTATAATGAAGTGCTCCATCTCGGCGAGCCAACCTTACCGAAAGTGCCTTTGCCCTTCGCCGGCGTTCCCTCGGCCGACAATCCCGATGCCTTCACCGGTGCGGGCTATCACGGGCCTTTCGCACCTGAATATGACCGGTTCATCATCTCACCGGCCCATTATGCCCTCGTCATTTATTCGGCCCTGATCCAGATCGGGCGTATGGATGAGGACGCGCTTGACCATTTCAATCGCGACGGTGGTTCTGTTGAAATGATCGGTGCCGAGCACAGCCCCGGCATGGAAGTGACCACAGGTTCGCTGGCGCAAGGCCTTTCCATGGCTTCCGGCATCGCCTGGGCGCGCAAGCGCAACGGGGAGAAGGGCAAGGTCTGGGTCTATATGTCGGACGGCGAATTCCAGGAAGGCCAGACCTGGGAATGCCTTGCAGCCATGGCCTATCATGGCATCGACAATATCGGCGTTATCGTCGATGTGAACCGCCAGCAATGCGACGGCGCCATGTCGAGTGTTCTTGATCTTGGTGATCTGCCGGCACGGGTCGAAGCCTTTGGCGCGACCACGTTCTCGGTCAATGGCCATGATCTTGATGCATTGCGGGCTGCCGCCAGTGGTGGTGAGCCGGGCAAGCCGCTGGTGATCCTTGCCAATACTTCGCCATTTGAAGGCATGCCATTTTTGCAAAAGCGTTTCCCGCGCCTGCACTATGTGCGTTTCAAAACGCCTGAAGAACGCGCCGAAATGCAATCCGCCATAGCCGCCGAACTCGGCGTCGACGAAGCCATAATATAGGGACCTGAAACCAATGGTCGAACTCGTCAATCGCCCCTACGCCAAGGCTTTCGAAGCTTTCGCGACCGCGCGCCCCGAAGTCATCTGTCTGTCCGCCGATCTTACCTCTTCATGTGAAGTGGATGGATTTCGCGACCGGCATCCCGAACAATTCCTCTCACTGGGCATGGCTGAGCAGAACATGCTCAGCTTTGCCGGCGGCATGGCAATGCAGGGGTTCCGTCCCTTCCTGCACACCTTCGCGGTCTTTCTTTATCGCCGCCCCTATGATCAGCTGATCAATTCAATAGCCTATTCCAACCGTAAGGTGCGGCTGATGGGCTTTCTGCCGGGCATTACCACGCCAGGCGGCATTACCCACCAAGCGATTGAGGACATATCGGTGATGCGCGCCATCCCCAATATGACCATTCTTGAAACCGGTGACGCCACCGAGGTTGAGACCGTGCTTGAGGTCGCCGACGCCATTGACGGCCCGGTCTATGTCCGGGTTCTGCGTGGCTCGGTGCCGCGCCTGTTCTCCACCCCGTTCGAATTCAACAAGCTGCGCACTCTCTCGGAAGGTGACGACATTCTGGTCGT is a window of Mariluticola halotolerans DNA encoding:
- a CDS encoding sugar ABC transporter ATP-binding protein; this encodes MVKEPVFRISGLRKSFGPITVLDGVDLTLDAGAVTVLMGANGAGKSTLVKIVSRVYPSSGGTITLAGKPFAPATPADAIRQGVVTVHQNINDGVVADLDVATNLTLDRLCGAGAKMIFNPRQVRRDAKIVAERVGLKVSLNAKVADLTLADRQMVALARAMAHEPEVLILDEPTSSLSTAEADRLFTLLDRLKARGVAILYISHRMSDIRRLADRIVSLRDGRITGVFEGDNLDYEGAVNAMLGQSISQGTVTVRAPGAPVFTAENLQIAPTARPMSLTLGQGEVVVVTGLVGVGKTALAETLFGFRSAHGGTMVLDGKPYAPRSTHEAIDKGVFLVAKDRGENGIVPDFNLYENMSLPFLRRLADFSILRRNRERQQAQQQIEALNIVCRGDRDELSMLSGGNQQKVMVARWLTQSARLLILDEPFQGVDIAARRDIAAKLRASADGRATLVFLTELDEAFEIADRILVMSEHTIVGEHNNGAIDSDRLLAEIAGIHSTVQ
- the mtnA gene encoding S-methyl-5-thioribose-1-phosphate isomerase, translated to MKVGDRHYRTIWLNEDGRAVDIIDQRWLPHEFRVVTLKTLEEAAIAIRDMWVRGAPLIGVTAAYGMAFAMANDPSDKALDAAWEHLHETRPTAINLKWALDEMRAVLGPLAPADRLEAAYKRAGEIADEDTELNRTIGTHGLEIIRKIAAGKKPGEPVNILTHCNAGWLATVDYGTATAPIYLAVEEGIKVHVYVDETRPRNQGAQLTAWELNGHGVPHTLIVDNAGGHLMQHGMVDMVIVGTDRTTANGDVCNKIGTYLKALAAKDNGVPFYVALPSPTIDWTVKDGVAEIPIEERDGDEVALVQGRDASGNIIQVRISPDGTPSGNPAFDVTPARLITGLITERGIADASPQGLLSLFPERQ
- a CDS encoding transketolase encodes the protein MSLSNQQTTEDIAAGIRRRVFLHTMRNNGGYLSQACSAAETLALMYNEVLHLGEPTLPKVPLPFAGVPSADNPDAFTGAGYHGPFAPEYDRFIISPAHYALVIYSALIQIGRMDEDALDHFNRDGGSVEMIGAEHSPGMEVTTGSLAQGLSMASGIAWARKRNGEKGKVWVYMSDGEFQEGQTWECLAAMAYHGIDNIGVIVDVNRQQCDGAMSSVLDLGDLPARVEAFGATTFSVNGHDLDALRAAASGGEPGKPLVILANTSPFEGMPFLQKRFPRLHYVRFKTPEERAEMQSAIAAELGVDEAII
- a CDS encoding substrate-binding domain-containing protein, with amino-acid sequence MIKRRTLGKFALALAGATALGGGAIAQDMPAPLDNPGDVTIALVRYLSTGDFFQAYLSGVESQAAAIGVNLRVLDSRQDAALQADMVDQAIALGVDGIIIQHGLTESMQEAAQRAVDAGIKVVAFDVNVENPAIPQIEQSDHDLSRLALEQAIADHGDSWTAGYVYVAGIAPLDRRDEVWKEYKAKYSGINEVAQFGTLDNPIANSVANQARSILAANPDITVMFAPYDEFAKGVKIAVDEAGMSSQVDIYSADVSTADIAAMREPGSAWVATAATNPAVVGEVSVRALAMMLAGEDPGHNVIVPPTLITQKDLNENDISNMDELSANLPQFAHAEVAVPAWMPLPSRD
- a CDS encoding transketolase family protein, which produces MVELVNRPYAKAFEAFATARPEVICLSADLTSSCEVDGFRDRHPEQFLSLGMAEQNMLSFAGGMAMQGFRPFLHTFAVFLYRRPYDQLINSIAYSNRKVRLMGFLPGITTPGGITHQAIEDISVMRAIPNMTILETGDATEVETVLEVADAIDGPVYVRVLRGSVPRLFSTPFEFNKLRTLSEGDDILVVTSGVCTEEAMRAAEPLKARNVGVHHLHASTLKPFDRDTLIAAARGKKGIVTLENHTINGGLGSLVAEILAEEGLGIKLRRLGLQDTFAHGASKPYLMKKYGLDASALVAAIGDLLGKDLGVADEELEAVRLDSVHSSEKAEAL
- the mtnK gene encoding S-methyl-5-thioribose kinase gives rise to the protein MDNQAFEALTTASLPQRLGSNSALTDRIGTDASTWKVREVGDGNLNLVFIVEGPDGSVIVKQALPYVRLVGDSWPLPLKRSFFEYNALIRQADRMPGMVPEVLHFDETQALIIMEFLSPHIILRQALIEGQILPGLGPDLGLFVARTLFRGSDLSMDTKKRKADLALFADNAELCDITENLVFSDPYFDAEMNAHTSPQLDGLVKELRADRDLKVAAQAMKHLFAAKAETLLHGDLHTGSVMVIPGETKVIDPEFAFYGPMAFDVGMMLANFWMNYFSQSGHEQNGDRDDMRAFVLTTITEIWNTFAAEFANLWRTERTGILYQASLFEDQGDILGSEQALDGVLHDIWVDALGFAGIEMHRRILGLAHNADFESIEDADLRASCEAKALKLGRHIAVNRGIIHSITEVNNLAERLQQEMAV
- a CDS encoding ABC transporter permease, whose protein sequence is MASDTTAPRPIDTSSTTVREYAIRYGFLALLVGLVIFFSISSRGFASPQSAVFILQSVSITGILALGVTATLVVGGFDLSIGSVATTSMMASSYVMVVLGWDTTAAVMTCLLVGVAVGFINGVLIVYMRVPDLLATLGMMFLLVGLQRIPTEGRSIATGMSLPDGTTATGTFSADFLALGRHRFDFFLPDLLPVSVVVLIVLAVVIWFFLEYTRFGRMMYAVGSNERAAQLAGAPVNAYKIWAYIISGVFASIGGILLAARLGRGDIASGNNLLLDSVAAALIGFAVLGAAKPNAFGTAIGALFVGILLQGLTMMNAPYYTQDFVKGAVLVIALVFTFALSKRGKR
- a CDS encoding bifunctional aldolase/short-chain dehydrogenase, with amino-acid sequence MQNLWNDSEAEALVQRYAPSGVNRDLALRTYTTRLLGGVPRLVLHGGGNTSVKTRVRDLVGEEWDVLCVKGSGWDMGTIEPEGLPAVKLQPLLKARALDKLSDEDMVALQRANLINPASPNPSVEALLHAFLPHKFVDHTHSTAILAIADQAESEKMSRALFGPKMGFVPYIMPGFDLAKAAADVFEQDTSVEGLILDKHGIFTFGDTAEQAYERMIRYVTLAEDYVKENGRTPFTPVTLPKQLATPGEMAAMLRGAVAQPLGAGRFSRVISEFRTSPTILDFVNAAEVAEMAKRGVSTPDLSIRIKTGPMVVPAPDAEKLDSYRAEIDGRVSDYVAAYTDYFDTNNARVGGDRVMLDPMPRLTLVPGLGLFGHGRTQKDARIAADLAEMWIETARDAEAIGRFEPVTKPDLFDLEYWSLEQAKLAGAKPKPFTGQVVVVTGGGGAIGAATARAFAAEGAHLVVLDLDADKADAAAQAAGNGAIGLAADVTDAASVRAAFDAAVATFGGVDIVVSNAGAAWEGAIATLDDELLRRSFELNFFAHQLVAQNAVRIMKQQGTGGVLLFNASKQAVNPGANFGAYGLPKAATLLLSRQYALEHGADGIRANAVNADRIRSGLLDPEMIAARSVSRGVSEADYMAGNLLKQEVTAEDVAQAFVHHALADRTTADVTTVDGGNIAAAMR